In Deinococcus maricopensis DSM 21211, one genomic interval encodes:
- a CDS encoding nucleotidyltransferase family protein: protein MTTGHHVLDERSRDFYIQTLTVLNEAGLPYLLGGAYALARYTGIERHTKDLDLFTRPEDAPRVLDALRRAGYSTHTAFPHWLGKAHQGDDFVDIIYSSANGVGTVDDEWFERATADEVFGVPVHLVPVEELLWHKAYVCERERFDGADVAHLIRAKAEDIAWGRLVQRFGPHWQLLFAHVMMFGFVYPGESHRIPEKFMQGMLSRLTSHDNLNPPPGKVCLGTLLSREQYLPDVERWGYADARETQGYMQPQDITTWTAAIGQPDPTPPQEDV, encoded by the coding sequence ATGACCACGGGTCACCACGTACTCGACGAGCGTTCCCGCGACTTCTACATTCAGACGCTGACCGTTCTGAACGAGGCCGGCCTCCCCTACCTGCTGGGCGGCGCGTACGCCCTCGCGCGGTACACCGGCATTGAGCGGCACACCAAGGACCTCGACCTGTTCACCCGCCCCGAGGACGCCCCCCGTGTCCTCGATGCGTTGCGGCGCGCCGGGTACAGCACGCACACCGCCTTCCCGCACTGGCTGGGCAAAGCGCACCAGGGCGACGATTTCGTGGACATCATCTACAGCAGCGCCAACGGCGTCGGCACTGTCGATGACGAATGGTTCGAGCGGGCCACGGCCGACGAGGTGTTCGGCGTGCCCGTGCACCTCGTGCCTGTTGAGGAGCTGCTGTGGCACAAGGCGTACGTGTGCGAGCGCGAACGGTTCGACGGGGCGGACGTCGCGCACCTCATTCGCGCGAAAGCGGAGGACATCGCCTGGGGGCGCCTCGTGCAGCGGTTCGGGCCGCACTGGCAGCTGCTGTTCGCGCATGTGATGATGTTCGGCTTCGTGTATCCGGGGGAGTCGCACCGCATCCCCGAGAAGTTCATGCAGGGCATGCTGAGCCGCCTCACGTCGCACGACAACCTCAACCCCCCACCCGGGAAGGTCTGCCTGGGGACCCTGCTGTCCCGCGAGCAGTACCTGCCGGACGTGGAGCGCTGGGGGTACGCGGACGCGCGCGAAACGCAGGGGTACATGCAGCCGCAGGACATCACCACATGGACAGCCGCCATCGGCCAGCCGGACCCGACGCCCCCTCAGGAGGACGTATGA
- a CDS encoding metallophosphoesterase family protein — translation MTRTVRIAAVSDIHCTKTSQGTLAPLLTQAAREADVLLLPGDLTDYGLADEAHVLVRELAGVRVPVVAVLGNHDFENGTPDDVRGILSDAGVTILDGEACEVHGVGFAGAKGFGGGFGRFTLGAWGEAPIKAFVKEALDEAMKLEAALARLRTPQRVAVLHYAPVAATVQGEPPEIFPFLGTSRLEEPLTRFPVAAVFHGHAHNGAPEGQLTNGTPVFNVALPLLRQHRADAPYHLLELNPEPADGTPTA, via the coding sequence ATGACGCGCACCGTTCGTATTGCCGCTGTGAGTGACATTCACTGCACGAAGACGTCGCAGGGTACGCTCGCGCCCCTGCTGACGCAGGCGGCCCGTGAGGCGGACGTGCTGCTGCTGCCCGGCGACCTCACGGACTACGGCCTGGCGGACGAGGCGCACGTGCTCGTGCGCGAACTCGCGGGCGTCCGCGTGCCGGTCGTGGCGGTGCTCGGCAACCACGATTTCGAGAACGGCACGCCCGACGACGTGCGCGGCATCCTGAGCGACGCGGGCGTCACCATTCTCGATGGGGAGGCGTGCGAGGTGCACGGCGTCGGGTTCGCGGGGGCCAAGGGATTCGGGGGCGGGTTCGGGCGGTTCACGCTCGGTGCGTGGGGCGAGGCGCCCATCAAGGCGTTCGTGAAAGAAGCGCTGGACGAGGCCATGAAACTCGAAGCGGCCCTCGCGCGGCTGCGCACACCGCAGCGCGTGGCGGTCCTGCATTACGCGCCGGTGGCGGCCACGGTGCAGGGCGAACCGCCCGAGATCTTCCCGTTTCTCGGCACCAGCCGGCTGGAGGAGCCCCTGACCCGTTTCCCGGTGGCGGCGGTGTTCCACGGCCACGCACACAACGGCGCGCCTGAGGGCCAGCTGACGAACGGGACGCCCGTCTTCAATGTGGCGTTGCCGCTGCTGCGGCAGCACCGGGCGGACGCGCCGTACCACCTGCTGGAACTGAACCCGGAGCCAGCGGACGGGACCCCCACGGCCTGA
- a CDS encoding ParA family protein: MSNKRSGPLIIGLASLKGGVGKTTSAVHIAAHLADRGLQVLLADGDRIRTASAWGRGGRLPFKVGSAAMLARAGDYDAVVIDSRGGPEDTELLDLAENSDQLILPTTPDLSGMDGMIQTIEVLDRHGIPADRYAALLTMIRPRSMKEALARKALTENNIPALKAGVRQSEAFRDANNAATLVRDVRGNDLAGKCWRDYGAVTTELLRRIGVDA, from the coding sequence ATGAGTAACAAACGTTCTGGACCGCTGATCATCGGACTGGCCAGCCTGAAAGGTGGCGTGGGCAAGACCACCTCCGCCGTTCACATCGCCGCGCACCTCGCCGACCGCGGCCTGCAGGTCCTGCTCGCCGACGGTGACCGCATCCGCACCGCCAGCGCCTGGGGGCGCGGCGGGCGCCTCCCCTTCAAGGTCGGCAGCGCCGCCATGCTCGCCCGCGCCGGCGACTACGACGCGGTCGTCATCGACTCCCGCGGCGGCCCCGAAGACACCGAACTGCTCGACCTCGCCGAAAACAGCGACCAGCTGATTCTTCCCACCACCCCCGACCTCTCCGGCATGGACGGCATGATCCAGACCATCGAGGTGCTCGACCGGCATGGCATCCCCGCCGACCGGTACGCCGCCCTGCTCACCATGATCCGCCCGCGCAGCATGAAAGAAGCCCTCGCGCGCAAGGCCCTCACCGAAAACAACATCCCCGCCCTCAAGGCGGGCGTGCGTCAGAGTGAAGCGTTCCGCGACGCGAACAACGCCGCCACGCTCGTGCGCGACGTGCGCGGCAACGACCTCGCCGGGAAGTGCTGGCGCGACTACGGCGCCGTCACCACCGAACTGCTGCGCCGCATCGGGGTGGACGCGTGA
- a CDS encoding HelD family protein, which yields MTTAPHPTHPDHPQEAAHLQGTIQAMLERINAWEDRDRNVGADLETSVTMADVAEEHAAVLSPHVHAPYFGSLRVRVGGKTHTLYIGKHAFRDLKGPHSVTSWESDVGSLFYSEALRWTPKRGPEGTILRRRQLDVRDKTLRAVVDLYDVDAGGDTGGREEVLLRRLAEGSTTGMRDVVETLQPEQNDAMRAPAGTHTLIQGAAGSGKTTIGFHRLAWMSHPDRGVHMARPEACMVLMPNAVLASYAARVLPGLQLEGVTVTTPETWAVGFLGLEKLEITDRTLTLLLTDRDNTRRAAAWRKAKLLGDLRMLQVVRQHLHGKFRAGLAGADLRLNVEVRRAPLTLTLDHATLSGLLEDVLARDPLEGYRHAYRAALEAEVLARANASDAEEAGVLRQVAQDLTRLLGRVFGNVLPVSEARRLLTDEAALRAAADGILKDRMIDVLLSDPLTAVPRPRRANADVTELPLMLAVQALMGGLGRVVGRTLEPYDHLVLDEAQDYSPLLYTLLGRATRPGHLTALGDLNQGLHGYKGPSQWADVQAALGGGTQLTLTRTYRSTRQITALAAQVAATYNRAGAVVGVDRDGPEVLRLTGGGVPHLAAQAVKAMQAAGHTNIALVTRRTADADALVPQLQAHDVDSQPITNEQARYRGGVVILPVNLAKGLEFDGCVVVGADADNYDPDTEYENRLLYVSASRGLHMLALVAQRDLHPLLG from the coding sequence GTGACGACCGCCCCTCACCCCACCCACCCCGACCACCCCCAGGAGGCCGCTCACCTGCAGGGCACCATCCAGGCGATGCTCGAACGCATCAACGCCTGGGAAGACCGCGACCGCAACGTCGGCGCGGACCTCGAAACCAGCGTCACCATGGCCGACGTCGCCGAGGAGCACGCCGCCGTCCTCAGCCCCCACGTCCACGCGCCGTACTTCGGGAGCCTGCGCGTGCGCGTCGGCGGCAAAACCCACACCCTGTACATCGGTAAGCACGCCTTCCGCGACCTGAAAGGCCCCCACAGCGTCACCTCCTGGGAATCCGACGTGGGCAGCCTCTTTTACAGCGAAGCGCTCCGCTGGACGCCCAAACGCGGCCCCGAAGGGACCATCCTGCGCCGCCGCCAGCTTGACGTCCGCGACAAGACCCTGCGCGCCGTCGTGGACCTCTACGACGTGGACGCCGGCGGCGACACCGGCGGACGCGAGGAAGTGCTGCTCCGCCGCCTCGCCGAAGGCAGCACCACCGGCATGCGCGACGTCGTCGAAACGCTCCAGCCGGAACAGAACGACGCCATGCGCGCCCCCGCCGGCACCCACACCCTCATTCAAGGCGCCGCCGGGTCCGGGAAGACCACCATCGGCTTCCACCGCCTCGCCTGGATGAGCCACCCCGACCGGGGCGTGCACATGGCCCGCCCCGAAGCGTGCATGGTCCTCATGCCGAACGCCGTCCTCGCCAGCTACGCCGCGCGCGTCCTGCCGGGCCTGCAACTCGAAGGCGTCACGGTCACCACGCCCGAAACGTGGGCGGTGGGGTTCCTGGGCCTCGAGAAGCTCGAAATCACCGACCGCACCCTCACGCTGCTCCTCACTGACCGCGACAACACCCGCCGCGCCGCCGCGTGGCGCAAAGCCAAACTGCTCGGGGACCTGCGCATGCTGCAGGTCGTCCGCCAGCACCTGCACGGCAAATTCCGCGCGGGCCTCGCCGGCGCGGACCTGCGCCTGAACGTGGAGGTCCGCCGCGCGCCCCTCACCCTCACGCTCGACCACGCCACGCTCAGCGGTCTGCTGGAAGACGTTCTCGCGCGCGACCCGCTCGAAGGGTACCGGCACGCGTACCGCGCCGCCCTCGAAGCGGAAGTGCTCGCCCGCGCCAACGCCAGCGACGCCGAGGAAGCCGGCGTGCTCCGCCAGGTGGCGCAGGACCTCACGCGGCTCCTCGGGCGGGTCTTCGGCAACGTCCTGCCCGTCAGCGAAGCGCGGCGCCTGCTCACCGACGAGGCCGCCCTGCGCGCCGCCGCCGACGGCATCCTCAAGGACCGCATGATTGACGTGCTCCTCAGCGACCCGCTCACCGCCGTACCCCGACCGCGCCGCGCAAACGCCGACGTCACCGAACTTCCCCTGATGCTCGCCGTGCAGGCCCTGATGGGCGGCCTCGGGCGAGTCGTCGGCCGCACCCTCGAACCGTACGACCACCTCGTCCTCGACGAAGCGCAGGATTACAGCCCGCTCCTGTACACCCTGCTGGGCCGCGCCACCCGCCCCGGGCACCTCACCGCCCTCGGCGACCTGAACCAGGGCCTGCACGGCTACAAGGGCCCCAGCCAGTGGGCGGACGTGCAGGCCGCGCTGGGCGGCGGCACGCAACTCACCCTCACGCGCACGTACCGCAGCACCCGGCAAATCACCGCGCTCGCCGCGCAGGTCGCCGCAACGTACAACCGCGCGGGCGCCGTGGTCGGCGTGGACCGCGACGGCCCGGAAGTGCTGCGCCTCACGGGCGGCGGCGTCCCGCACCTCGCCGCGCAGGCCGTGAAGGCCATGCAGGCCGCCGGGCACACCAACATCGCCCTCGTGACGCGCCGCACCGCCGACGCCGACGCCCTCGTGCCGCAACTGCAGGCGCACGACGTGGACTCGCAGCCCATCACCAACGAACAGGCCCGTTACCGGGGCGGCGTCGTCATCCTGCCCGTCAACCTCGCCAAGGGCCTGGAATTCGACGGGTGCGTCGTGGTCGGCGCGGACGCGGACAACTACGACCCGGACACCGAGTACGAGAACCGCCTGCTGTACGTGAGCGCCTCGCGCGGGCTGCACATGCTCGCGCTCGTCGCGCAGCGCGACCTGCACCCGCTGCTCGGGTAA
- a CDS encoding EAL domain-containing protein: protein MTDAQQGATLMQRARRARDHGELEQAKHLYRAAADLLSGTDRVRALNGLAACLSMQGNDAAAQDVLEEALRVAVEAGEEALTLSIRSNLGAVALNTGNLEVAAEHLGAALEGMQAHDPMRAAVLASNLSAVLSRLGEHERALVLALDSLRVLEDAAQRSGPEDTELLGLQLSAETNAAFAESGLGRTAEADARYRSVLARATSHKLLALRLRALLGLGRCPTPEARTFLETAHREAYEVGDAEVIVEAAIALAAHGDPAERAAWAERARVASAGRATLQAGALRALSAAHRDLGQHAAALDALEQAMQLEERTLQQRRRNRTADLERAHALGRAEAERQAAERAREQAEQQVMAHAERLLHLTTHDQLTGLLNAAAWHEVARRALGVGGATVGVMDLDRFKVVNDTLGHAAGDELLAELARRLRGALRPGELTARMGGDEFLLLLPGPRIGGQKRAAEILAAIQGPVTLRDRTVEVQMSLGVAFGPDDANTSERLVSLADAAMYRGKRAGGGGLTLHAGEAGEDLLELEGALVQALRAWTFTLAHQPIVRAGTGELVGVESLLRWRWQDRFIGPNLFIPLLEQRGDIVEATAQVLRHACLEAAPLGIDVSVNISARDLHDGFVMNAVKAAVAESGLPPGRLVLELTESMLLTDPGHASAVMEELHEYGVRIAIDDFGTGYSSLSLLAKLPVTRVKIDRSFIGGLAPDAPHRERAVLEGIIGLAHGLNLATVLEGVETQAQLDAAGLMGADLIQGYFTGRPMPIRDLRARLGFPNDE from the coding sequence ATGACGGACGCGCAACAAGGTGCGACCCTGATGCAGCGAGCCAGACGCGCCCGTGACCACGGCGAACTGGAGCAGGCCAAACACCTGTACCGCGCCGCTGCGGATCTGCTGAGCGGCACGGACCGGGTCCGCGCCCTCAACGGCCTCGCCGCCTGCCTCAGCATGCAGGGCAACGACGCCGCTGCGCAGGACGTCCTCGAAGAGGCGCTGCGCGTGGCGGTGGAGGCCGGCGAGGAGGCGCTCACGTTGAGTATCCGCTCCAATCTCGGCGCGGTCGCGCTCAACACCGGGAACCTGGAGGTCGCGGCGGAACACCTGGGCGCCGCGCTCGAAGGCATGCAGGCGCACGACCCGATGCGTGCGGCGGTGCTCGCCTCGAACCTCTCGGCGGTGCTGTCGCGCCTCGGGGAGCATGAGCGTGCACTCGTGCTCGCCCTTGACAGCCTGCGCGTCCTTGAGGACGCCGCGCAACGCAGCGGCCCGGAGGACACGGAACTGCTCGGCCTGCAGCTGTCCGCCGAGACGAACGCCGCGTTCGCCGAGTCGGGCCTGGGCCGAACTGCCGAAGCGGACGCCCGGTACCGTTCAGTGCTGGCGCGCGCCACGAGCCACAAGCTGCTGGCCCTGCGGCTGCGGGCGCTGCTGGGCCTCGGGCGCTGCCCTACGCCAGAGGCGCGCACCTTCCTGGAAACTGCGCACCGCGAGGCGTACGAGGTGGGCGACGCCGAGGTGATCGTGGAGGCCGCCATTGCCCTCGCGGCCCACGGCGACCCGGCGGAGCGCGCTGCCTGGGCGGAGAGGGCGCGCGTCGCGTCCGCCGGGCGCGCCACCCTGCAGGCAGGCGCACTGCGCGCCCTCTCTGCGGCGCACCGAGACCTCGGCCAGCACGCCGCGGCCCTGGACGCCCTGGAGCAGGCCATGCAGTTGGAGGAGCGCACGCTGCAGCAGCGGCGGCGCAACCGCACCGCTGACCTGGAGCGCGCGCACGCCCTCGGCCGCGCCGAGGCGGAGCGGCAGGCGGCGGAACGCGCCCGCGAGCAGGCCGAGCAGCAGGTCATGGCGCACGCCGAGCGGCTGCTGCACCTCACCACGCATGACCAGCTCACCGGCCTTCTGAACGCCGCCGCGTGGCATGAGGTCGCGCGCCGTGCGCTCGGCGTGGGCGGCGCCACGGTCGGCGTGATGGACCTCGACCGCTTCAAGGTCGTGAACGACACGCTCGGGCACGCAGCCGGCGACGAGCTGCTCGCGGAACTCGCGCGGCGCCTGCGGGGCGCGCTGCGCCCCGGCGAACTGACCGCCCGCATGGGCGGCGACGAGTTCCTGCTGCTGCTGCCCGGGCCGCGCATCGGTGGGCAGAAACGCGCCGCGGAAATCCTCGCGGCCATTCAGGGGCCCGTGACGCTGCGCGACCGGACCGTCGAGGTGCAGATGAGCCTGGGTGTCGCGTTCGGCCCGGACGACGCGAACACCAGCGAACGCCTGGTGTCGCTCGCGGACGCCGCCATGTACCGCGGGAAGCGCGCGGGCGGCGGCGGCCTCACCCTGCATGCCGGTGAGGCGGGCGAGGACCTGCTGGAGCTGGAGGGCGCGCTCGTGCAGGCGCTGCGCGCGTGGACGTTCACGCTCGCGCACCAGCCGATCGTGCGCGCCGGCACCGGCGAGCTGGTGGGCGTGGAGTCCCTGCTGCGCTGGCGCTGGCAGGACCGGTTCATCGGCCCGAACCTGTTCATTCCCCTGTTGGAGCAGCGGGGCGACATCGTGGAAGCGACCGCGCAGGTGCTGCGGCACGCCTGCCTGGAGGCGGCGCCGCTCGGCATTGACGTGTCCGTGAACATCAGCGCCCGCGACCTGCACGACGGGTTCGTCATGAACGCCGTGAAGGCCGCCGTCGCGGAGTCCGGTCTGCCGCCGGGGCGGCTGGTGCTGGAACTCACGGAGAGCATGCTCCTCACGGACCCCGGTCACGCGAGCGCCGTGATGGAGGAGCTGCATGAGTACGGCGTGCGCATCGCCATTGATGATTTCGGGACGGGGTACAGCAGCCTGTCCCTGCTTGCGAAGCTGCCCGTGACGCGCGTGAAGATCGACCGGAGCTTCATCGGCGGGCTCGCACCGGACGCGCCGCACCGCGAGCGGGCGGTGCTGGAAGGGATTATCGGCCTTGCGCACGGCCTGAACCTCGCGACGGTGCTGGAGGGCGTGGAGACGCAGGCGCAACTCGACGCGGCAGGCCTGATGGGGGCGGACCTGATTCAGGGGTACTTCACGGGGCGGCCCATGCCGATTCGTGACCTGCGCGCGCGGCTGGGCTTCCCGAACGACGAGTGA
- a CDS encoding S8 family serine peptidase, with protein MTHPRNRRVASVLLGLTLMLGACSQPATQVQTPNATQVAVVETQGRTASQIEAQTGMHVVTLSARTGLAVLRGTPAHTLRALNTGSEGAAPQTETTVHVPEAHMSGGHIAWIDGGHIAWIDGGHIAWIDGQKDDLQVQLDTTTTTNTTGAGITVAVIDTGVDLNHPMLKEAYTPATQWVDLVDGDATPSDTAAAADGGFGHGTAVASLVRRAAPGARILPMRVLDHNGTGQTGDVAAAILMAVDRGANVINLSLGTDEDVPAINAAVDAAQAAGVLVLSAVGNAGLSVADAPARNAGLGALHLSVSSLMRDGTSAPWNNGGRGEVQAPGEQLIAAVPGGYAHWSGSSMSTAVASGAVARALAGGLTPAQVATEFTGQATFNLH; from the coding sequence ATGACTCACCCACGCAACCGCCGGGTCGCCAGCGTGCTCCTCGGACTCACCCTGATGCTGGGCGCCTGCTCGCAACCCGCCACCCAGGTCCAGACCCCCAACGCCACCCAGGTGGCCGTCGTCGAGACGCAGGGCCGCACCGCCAGCCAGATCGAAGCGCAGACCGGCATGCACGTCGTCACGCTCAGCGCCCGCACGGGCCTCGCCGTCCTCCGTGGCACGCCCGCCCACACCCTCCGCGCCCTAAACACCGGCAGCGAGGGCGCCGCGCCGCAGACCGAAACCACCGTTCACGTGCCTGAAGCCCACATGTCCGGCGGGCACATCGCCTGGATCGACGGCGGGCACATCGCCTGGATTGACGGTGGACACATCGCCTGGATTGACGGCCAGAAGGACGACCTGCAGGTCCAGCTGGACACCACCACCACCACGAACACCACGGGCGCCGGCATCACCGTCGCGGTCATCGACACGGGCGTCGACCTCAACCACCCCATGCTCAAGGAAGCGTACACACCCGCCACGCAATGGGTGGACCTCGTGGACGGCGACGCCACCCCCAGCGACACCGCCGCCGCTGCGGACGGGGGCTTCGGACACGGCACGGCCGTGGCGTCCCTCGTGCGCCGCGCCGCGCCCGGGGCGCGCATCCTGCCCATGCGCGTTCTCGACCACAACGGCACGGGACAGACCGGTGACGTGGCCGCCGCCATCCTGATGGCCGTGGACCGCGGCGCGAACGTCATCAACCTCAGCCTCGGCACCGACGAGGACGTGCCCGCCATCAACGCTGCCGTCGACGCGGCGCAAGCCGCGGGCGTACTGGTCCTGAGCGCCGTCGGCAACGCCGGCCTCAGCGTCGCCGACGCTCCGGCGCGCAACGCCGGCCTGGGCGCGCTGCATCTCTCGGTGTCCAGCCTGATGCGCGACGGCACCAGCGCCCCCTGGAACAATGGAGGTCGCGGGGAAGTGCAGGCGCCCGGCGAGCAGCTGATCGCCGCCGTCCCGGGCGGGTACGCGCACTGGAGCGGCTCGTCCATGAGCACCGCCGTCGCGTCCGGCGCGGTGGCGCGCGCCCTCGCCGGGGGCCTGACGCCCGCGCAGGTGGCCACGGAGTTCACCGGCCAGGCGACGTTCAACCTCCACTGA
- a CDS encoding aldo/keto reductase — protein MFAPARLGLGLAALGRPGYINLGHHEDLHGARHPEGLQARTLEVLDAAYSAGIRDFDAARSYGHAEAFLHAWLQQRAPQDVHISSKWGYTYVADWQVTAEQHEVKDHSVNTFERQWPETRAQLGRWLRTYLIHSVTPDSPALHDPALQIRLARLREEGVTPGLSLSGPHQGDALARALDIHIEGQPLFGAVQATWNLLEPSAGPQLQAARDQGWHVMIKEALANGRLGPRGYGPHRAALQALADRHDATLDAVALAAALAQPFADVVLSGAATTEHVVSNARALHVNLSPADLQELLSLAETPAAYWAARAHLPWN, from the coding sequence ATGTTCGCCCCTGCCCGCCTCGGCCTTGGCCTCGCCGCGCTTGGCCGCCCCGGCTACATCAACCTCGGCCACCACGAAGACCTGCACGGCGCCCGCCACCCCGAAGGCCTCCAGGCCCGCACGCTCGAAGTGCTCGACGCCGCCTACTCAGCCGGCATCCGCGACTTCGACGCCGCCCGCTCCTACGGCCACGCCGAGGCGTTCCTGCACGCCTGGCTGCAGCAACGCGCCCCCCAAGACGTCCATATCAGTTCCAAATGGGGATACACGTACGTTGCGGACTGGCAGGTGACCGCCGAACAACACGAAGTCAAAGACCACTCCGTGAACACCTTCGAGCGGCAATGGCCGGAAACGCGCGCCCAGCTCGGCCGCTGGCTGCGCACGTACCTGATTCACTCCGTCACCCCTGACAGTCCCGCCCTGCACGACCCCGCCCTGCAGATCCGCCTCGCCCGCCTGCGTGAGGAGGGTGTGACCCCCGGCCTGTCCCTCAGCGGCCCTCACCAGGGCGACGCGCTCGCCCGCGCCCTCGACATTCACATCGAAGGGCAACCGCTGTTCGGCGCTGTACAGGCCACCTGGAACCTCCTCGAACCCAGTGCCGGCCCGCAACTGCAGGCCGCCCGGGACCAGGGCTGGCACGTCATGATCAAAGAAGCCCTCGCGAACGGTCGCTTGGGCCCGCGCGGGTACGGACCGCACCGCGCTGCCCTGCAGGCCCTCGCTGACCGCCACGACGCCACCCTCGACGCCGTCGCGCTCGCTGCCGCCCTCGCGCAGCCATTCGCGGACGTCGTCCTCAGCGGCGCCGCCACCACAGAGCACGTCGTCAGCAACGCCCGCGCCCTCCATGTGAACCTCAGCCCCGCGGACCTCCAGGAACTGCTGTCCCTGGCCGAGACGCCCGCCGCGTACTGGGCGGCGCGCGCGCACCTGCCCTGGAATTGA
- a CDS encoding GAF domain-containing protein, with translation MIAAPFPQDEYARLLDLARYDVLDSAPEGSFDRITTLAAQLFNVPVALINFIDQDRQWSKSCYGVDASAAPRALSPCAWTILSDEPTVVLDAGADPRFSDNPLMNGDPRIHLYAGAPLTTPAGHRIGTLCVLDVRPREFGAQEVQALQDLAAIVQDELELRVRNAELQRQVGAQAQVVRELRRTVSHAQTLEAVATLLDTPLTAEEATRAAAGLVGQAIQADWTGLAVFEGQVVRAVTAYHRPDLNPALLARIERLEETPGGVTRHLQSVQRAYYVDDYALHPQAMPEMIQEGLMAAAWVPVGEAGSARLLLVTMRTAGSRLSGWSASDRALLETAARTMRLALTQRATGEPRSSS, from the coding sequence ATGATCGCTGCGCCTTTTCCCCAAGACGAGTACGCGCGCCTGCTCGATCTGGCCCGGTATGACGTTCTGGACTCGGCGCCCGAGGGTTCCTTTGACCGCATCACCACGCTCGCCGCGCAGCTCTTTAACGTGCCGGTCGCGCTGATCAACTTCATTGATCAGGATCGCCAGTGGAGCAAATCCTGCTACGGCGTCGACGCGAGCGCCGCCCCGCGCGCGCTGTCGCCCTGCGCCTGGACGATCCTCAGTGATGAGCCGACCGTCGTGCTCGACGCAGGCGCTGACCCGCGCTTCAGCGACAACCCCCTGATGAACGGCGACCCGCGCATCCACCTGTACGCGGGCGCGCCGCTCACGACGCCGGCAGGGCACCGCATCGGTACGCTGTGCGTGCTTGATGTCCGCCCGCGTGAATTCGGCGCTCAGGAGGTGCAGGCGCTGCAGGACCTGGCGGCCATTGTGCAGGACGAACTGGAGCTACGGGTGCGCAATGCGGAACTGCAGCGGCAGGTGGGCGCTCAGGCGCAGGTCGTGCGGGAGTTGCGCCGTACGGTGTCGCACGCGCAGACGCTGGAGGCCGTTGCGACGCTGCTCGATACGCCCCTCACGGCCGAGGAGGCCACGCGCGCCGCCGCGGGGTTGGTTGGCCAGGCCATTCAGGCGGACTGGACGGGCCTGGCTGTGTTCGAGGGGCAGGTCGTGCGGGCGGTGACGGCGTATCACCGCCCGGACCTGAATCCGGCGCTGCTGGCCCGCATCGAGCGGCTCGAGGAGACGCCCGGGGGGGTGACGCGGCATCTGCAGTCGGTGCAGCGGGCGTACTACGTGGATGATTACGCGCTGCATCCGCAGGCGATGCCGGAGATGATTCAGGAGGGGCTGATGGCGGCCGCCTGGGTGCCGGTGGGTGAGGCCGGTTCGGCGAGGCTGCTGCTGGTGACGATGCGGACGGCGGGCAGTCGCCTGTCCGGGTGGAGTGCGAGTGACCGGGCGCTGCTGGAGACGGCGGCGAGGACGATGCGTCTGGCGTTGACGCAGCGAGCGACGGGGGAGCCACGTTCAAGCTCCTGA
- a CDS encoding MerR family transcriptional regulator, whose amino-acid sequence MPWTVGDAARIARVSVRTLHHYDEIGLLRPSGRTAANYRLYTASDLERLHQILLFRELGFALPDIRRLMLDPDFDRAEALRAQRALLVERARRTSMMLSALDAALAATVGGTTMTQDEFKTLFEGFDPAQYEDEVKERWGDTDAYRQSSERTRRYTRDDWARLKGEMEAITARYVALMEAGVAPEAPEAVAVAAEHHAHLERWFYDCPPEMFSNLGWMWVGDERFTRNIDRARAGLAAYQCAAVQAWVARQ is encoded by the coding sequence ATGCCGTGGACCGTGGGCGACGCTGCCCGGATCGCCCGGGTGAGTGTCCGCACCCTGCACCACTACGACGAGATCGGGCTGCTGCGCCCATCAGGGCGCACCGCAGCCAACTACCGCCTGTACACCGCGAGTGACCTGGAACGGCTGCATCAGATTCTGCTGTTCCGCGAGTTGGGCTTCGCCCTGCCGGACATTCGCCGGCTCATGCTCGACCCGGACTTTGACCGCGCGGAAGCGTTGCGTGCGCAGCGCGCGTTGCTGGTCGAGCGCGCCCGGCGCACCAGCATGATGCTGAGCGCCCTTGACGCGGCCCTGGCCGCGACCGTTGGAGGAACGACCATGACGCAAGACGAGTTCAAGACCCTGTTCGAGGGCTTCGACCCCGCGCAGTACGAGGATGAAGTGAAGGAGCGCTGGGGGGACACCGACGCCTACCGCCAGTCAAGTGAACGGACGCGGCGGTACACCCGCGACGACTGGGCGCGCCTGAAAGGCGAGATGGAGGCCATCACGGCGCGGTACGTGGCGCTGATGGAGGCGGGAGTGGCGCCTGAAGCGCCGGAGGCGGTGGCGGTCGCGGCTGAGCATCACGCGCATCTGGAGCGGTGGTTTTACGACTGCCCGCCGGAGATGTTCTCAAATCTCGGGTGGATGTGGGTCGGCGATGAGCGCTTCACGCGAAACATCGACAGGGCGCGCGCCGGGCTTGCGGCGTATCAGTGCGCGGCGGTGCAGGCGTGGGTGGCGCGTCAGTAA